The Mucilaginibacter terrenus genome has a segment encoding these proteins:
- a CDS encoding HAMP domain-containing sensor histidine kinase, translating to MKLQTKITLLFFGISTIGLLLLNASIFYFVSKFNFEDFFKRLEARVNLTAEISIDPDKSSLAYQQVRQRYLEKLFNEKEYVVRLDTSTADNHIPALKLPKTFYREIIAGKGKKIRYTQKNRFYAGGYFNSKGRDYIVVVTATDPYGFKELEELKRVLIAMFFVAIVLAYVAGKVFSYFTVQPLRGMIKRVKSISANNLHMRLDEIKSKDEIAELVLTFNNMLTRLETAFETQNNFVSNASHELRTPLTIITSETELLLTNTRLDNELKPAVKAILLEAEKLGHILASLLGLAQTGFDGKKQDWQKIRIDELIITVADAAKKVIAESIIDLDFSSLPEDELSLQTEGNVNLLQLALSNIVLNACKYSNNRPVQIQVTSTGGRIIVKVIDRGIGIPQEEQQHIFEPFFRASNTGNFQGHGIGLPLTLNIIRLHKGSIGIRSEEDKGTEIQILLPVVK from the coding sequence ATGAAGCTTCAAACTAAAATAACGTTGCTTTTTTTTGGTATTTCTACCATAGGCCTATTGCTGCTTAATGCCTCTATATTCTACTTTGTATCAAAATTTAACTTCGAAGACTTTTTTAAACGACTGGAGGCGAGAGTAAACCTCACTGCCGAGATCAGCATTGATCCTGACAAGTCATCATTGGCTTACCAGCAAGTTAGGCAACGCTACCTCGAGAAACTCTTTAACGAGAAGGAGTACGTTGTACGGCTGGATACATCTACGGCAGATAACCATATCCCCGCATTAAAGCTTCCCAAAACCTTTTACAGGGAGATAATTGCCGGTAAGGGGAAAAAGATAAGGTATACGCAAAAGAACCGCTTTTACGCCGGTGGTTACTTCAACAGCAAGGGACGGGATTATATAGTAGTGGTGACCGCAACAGATCCTTATGGCTTTAAAGAGCTGGAAGAGTTAAAACGGGTGCTAATTGCCATGTTCTTTGTGGCCATTGTGCTGGCTTACGTTGCAGGTAAGGTATTTTCATACTTTACGGTGCAGCCTTTAAGGGGTATGATAAAACGGGTTAAAAGCATTAGTGCCAATAACCTGCACATGCGGCTTGACGAGATAAAAAGCAAGGACGAGATAGCCGAACTGGTACTTACCTTTAATAACATGCTTACGCGGCTGGAAACAGCTTTTGAAACGCAGAATAATTTTGTAAGCAACGCCTCACATGAATTACGTACACCTTTAACTATCATTACCAGCGAAACCGAACTGCTGCTGACTAATACCCGGCTGGATAATGAACTTAAGCCTGCCGTAAAAGCCATTTTGCTGGAAGCGGAGAAACTTGGGCATATACTGGCTAGTTTATTAGGATTGGCACAAACGGGTTTTGACGGTAAAAAGCAAGACTGGCAAAAAATACGGATTGATGAATTGATAATTACCGTAGCAGATGCTGCAAAAAAAGTAATTGCAGAAAGTATTATAGACCTGGATTTTTCGTCGCTACCCGAGGACGAACTTTCGCTGCAAACAGAAGGGAACGTAAACCTGCTGCAACTTGCGCTAAGCAATATTGTGCTAAACGCCTGCAAATATTCCAATAACCGGCCGGTACAAATACAAGTTACATCTACAGGCGGGCGCATTATTGTAAAGGTAATAGACAGGGGTATTGGTATTCCGCAAGAAGAGCAGCAACATATTTTCGAGCCGTTCTTCAGGGCGTCAAACACGGGCAATTTTCAAGGACATGGGATAGGGTTGCCTCTAACGTTAAACATCATCAGGTTACATAAAGGATCCATAGGTATACGATCCGAAGAAGACAAGGGAACGGAGATACAAATTTTGCTTCCGGTTGTAAAATAA
- a CDS encoding response regulator transcription factor — protein MKILLVEDEPGLVSVIVRGLTDAGMEVSVAADGATGLEMAVGHQFDLLILDVMLPGMNGIQLCKEIRKQDDNIAILMLTALSSTENVVTGLNAGADDYLAKPFKFAELEARIRTLVRRSKKGDSPKTVLSLAGLEVDTTSKTAKRDGKAISLTATEYRLLEYFMRHQNMVLSRIQILENVWDIDFNMGTNVVDVYVNYLRKKVDSAHQVKLLHTVFGMGYIMKEDGNEASN, from the coding sequence ATGAAGATACTACTTGTTGAAGACGAGCCCGGATTGGTGTCCGTAATTGTTCGCGGGTTAACCGATGCGGGAATGGAGGTTAGTGTAGCCGCGGATGGTGCTACAGGGCTGGAAATGGCGGTGGGCCACCAGTTTGACCTCTTGATTCTGGATGTAATGTTGCCTGGAATGAACGGTATACAACTTTGTAAAGAGATCCGTAAACAGGATGATAACATAGCTATACTGATGCTGACGGCTCTATCAAGTACAGAGAACGTGGTAACCGGGCTTAACGCCGGCGCCGACGACTACCTTGCCAAACCTTTTAAATTTGCAGAACTGGAGGCACGTATACGTACCCTCGTACGCCGCAGCAAAAAAGGCGACTCGCCCAAAACCGTTCTCTCTTTAGCCGGATTGGAGGTTGATACAACATCAAAAACAGCAAAACGAGATGGCAAAGCCATTAGCCTCACCGCTACGGAGTACCGTTTACTGGAGTACTTTATGCGGCATCAAAACATGGTACTTTCCAGGATACAGATACTGGAAAATGTGTGGGATATTGATTTTAATATGGGTACCAACGTGGTGGACGTATACGTGAACTATCTCCGCAAAAAAGTTGATAGTGCCCATCAGGTAAAACTGCTGCATACCGTGTTTGGCATGGGCTACATAATGAAAGAAGACGGCAATGAAGCTTCAAACTAA
- a CDS encoding sodium:solute symporter family transporter, which yields MNKFTQIDYIIFVIYFIVVSGYGYWVYSRKKVQGVSDSKDFFLAEGSLTWWAIGASLIASNISAEQFIGTSGQGFAVGLAVAAYEWVAAIALIIVAVWFVPVYLKNKIFTMPQFLHTRYNETVSFVMAIFWLFLYVFVNLTSILYLGALAINSLAGGGYLHEIIIALAIFALIITLGGMKVIGFTDVIQVLVLVVGGLATTYIALTLVSEKFGLGKDAVAGLKAMLSDAPDHFKMILPKPKPGASQAEINKYLALPGIAMYFAGQWIVNLNYWGCNQYITQRALGADLKTARTGILFAGLMKLAMPIIVVLPGIAAYVLYKNGGLQHEMASGGKFNSDNAYSAVLGFLPTGLKGLSVAALTAAIVASLAGKANSISTIFTLDIYKKHIKKDASEKKMVNVGRLTILAAMVFSIILTWKDILGIGGEGGFTFIQKYTGFISPGIFAIFILGFFWKRTTGQAAIAGILTGFGMSVLFNNYAPKIFGNETLLYTAFPNGKGGYEIPFLICMGLSFMFTIIVMVAVSLAGPKINPKAIKIDAGMFKVDRSTLALIIITLLLLTALYVRFW from the coding sequence ATGAACAAATTTACTCAGATAGATTACATTATATTCGTTATCTATTTTATTGTGGTATCTGGTTATGGATACTGGGTTTACAGCCGCAAGAAGGTACAAGGCGTGTCCGATAGTAAGGATTTCTTCCTGGCTGAAGGCTCGTTAACCTGGTGGGCAATTGGCGCCTCACTTATAGCCTCAAACATCTCTGCCGAGCAGTTTATCGGTACCAGCGGGCAGGGGTTTGCGGTTGGCTTGGCAGTAGCTGCGTACGAGTGGGTGGCAGCTATAGCGTTAATTATAGTGGCAGTGTGGTTTGTGCCTGTGTATCTTAAAAATAAGATTTTCACAATGCCGCAGTTCCTCCACACGCGGTATAATGAGACAGTGAGTTTTGTTATGGCCATCTTTTGGCTATTCCTGTATGTATTTGTAAATCTCACATCGATATTATACCTGGGTGCATTGGCGATAAATAGTCTTGCAGGCGGTGGGTATTTACACGAGATAATTATCGCTTTGGCAATTTTCGCGCTGATTATCACCTTGGGTGGCATGAAAGTGATAGGCTTTACCGACGTAATACAAGTATTGGTATTGGTGGTAGGAGGATTGGCCACAACCTACATAGCGTTAACGCTTGTGAGTGAGAAATTTGGATTGGGTAAAGATGCTGTAGCAGGTTTAAAAGCTATGTTAAGCGATGCTCCTGACCATTTCAAAATGATATTGCCTAAACCTAAGCCGGGCGCTTCTCAGGCTGAAATAAATAAATACCTGGCTTTGCCGGGCATAGCCATGTATTTTGCCGGGCAATGGATAGTGAACCTTAACTACTGGGGCTGTAACCAGTACATCACTCAACGAGCACTCGGCGCAGATCTTAAAACTGCTCGTACAGGTATACTTTTTGCCGGCCTAATGAAGCTGGCTATGCCTATAATTGTAGTATTGCCAGGTATAGCGGCCTACGTGTTATACAAGAATGGTGGCTTACAGCACGAGATGGCATCGGGCGGTAAATTCAATTCTGATAATGCTTATTCCGCTGTGCTGGGTTTCTTGCCTACTGGTTTAAAAGGGCTTTCAGTTGCGGCGCTAACAGCTGCAATTGTAGCATCTCTTGCGGGTAAAGCCAATAGTATCTCAACTATTTTTACGCTCGATATCTACAAAAAACACATCAAAAAAGATGCAAGCGAAAAGAAGATGGTTAATGTGGGACGGCTCACCATTTTGGCCGCCATGGTGTTCTCCATTATTCTTACCTGGAAAGATATTCTTGGCATTGGTGGCGAGGGTGGGTTCACTTTCATCCAAAAATATACTGGATTTATTAGCCCGGGTATATTCGCAATTTTTATACTGGGGTTTTTCTGGAAACGAACTACCGGACAGGCGGCTATAGCAGGTATCCTGACCGGCTTTGGAATGTCGGTATTGTTCAACAATTACGCACCAAAGATTTTTGGTAACGAGACCCTGTTGTACACCGCATTCCCAAATGGCAAAGGCGGGTACGAAATACCGTTTCTTATCTGTATGGGCCTGTCTTTTATGTTCACCATTATTGTTATGGTAGCGGTAAGCTTAGCGGGACCAAAAATAAACCCTAAAGCTATTAAAATAGATGCAGGGATGTTTAAAGTTGACCGTTCTACACTGGCGCTAATCATTATAACACTCCTGCTGCTAACAGCATTGTATGTTAGATTTTGGTAA
- the araA gene encoding L-arabinose isomerase gives MIDLKTFEVWFITGSQNLYGEETLKKVAEHAQHIAEGLNSSGTIPVRVIYKPVVKSTEEIFTTIQEANAAPDCIGIITWMHTFSPAKMWIRGLNILQKPMLHLHTQFNRDIPWSSIDMDFMNLNQSAHGDREFGFMVSRLRKSRKVVVGHWQDTGVLSQIDTWARAAAAWQDWQGAKFVRFGDNMRFVAVTDGDKVEAETKFGFAVNSYGIGDLVAVINSITEDEVTALASHYENIYTMDASLKKGADRYHSVYEAAKIELGLRKFLESGGYKGFTDTFEDLHGMVQLPGIAAQRLMADGYGFAGEGDWKTTALVRAFKVMGSGLPGGNAFMEDYTYHFDPQNELVLGAHMLEIDASLAAGKPSLEVHPLGIGGKADPARLVFNVAGGDALNASLIDMGNRFRLLINEVVAVEPEHELPNLPVARVLWKPLPDMKTGCAAWIYGGGAHHTAYSQNLTAEHLQDFADMAGIEFLRIGKNTTIEQFRNELRWNEIAYK, from the coding sequence ATGATCGATCTAAAAACCTTTGAAGTTTGGTTTATCACCGGCAGCCAAAATTTATACGGCGAAGAAACACTTAAGAAAGTTGCCGAACACGCTCAGCACATTGCAGAAGGATTAAACAGCTCGGGGACAATACCTGTCCGGGTGATCTATAAGCCGGTGGTAAAATCTACTGAAGAAATATTTACTACAATACAAGAGGCAAATGCCGCACCGGATTGCATCGGCATTATTACCTGGATGCATACGTTTTCACCCGCCAAAATGTGGATCCGAGGTTTGAATATCCTTCAGAAGCCAATGCTTCACCTGCATACTCAGTTTAACCGGGATATACCCTGGAGCTCTATCGACATGGATTTCATGAACCTTAATCAGAGCGCTCATGGCGACCGTGAGTTTGGCTTTATGGTTTCGCGTTTGCGTAAGAGCCGTAAAGTTGTTGTAGGCCATTGGCAGGATACCGGGGTATTAAGCCAGATTGATACCTGGGCGCGTGCTGCCGCTGCATGGCAGGATTGGCAAGGCGCCAAGTTTGTACGTTTTGGCGATAACATGCGTTTTGTAGCGGTTACCGACGGTGACAAGGTAGAAGCAGAGACCAAATTCGGGTTTGCTGTAAATAGCTACGGCATTGGTGACCTGGTTGCTGTTATTAACAGCATAACCGAGGATGAGGTTACCGCCTTGGCAAGTCACTACGAAAATATTTACACGATGGATGCATCGTTGAAAAAAGGTGCCGACCGCTACCATTCGGTTTATGAAGCGGCAAAAATAGAACTTGGCTTGCGCAAGTTTTTAGAATCAGGTGGATATAAAGGTTTCACAGATACCTTTGAGGACTTACATGGAATGGTGCAGTTGCCGGGTATTGCTGCCCAGCGCCTGATGGCGGATGGATACGGCTTTGCTGGTGAGGGTGACTGGAAAACTACCGCCTTAGTACGTGCTTTTAAAGTTATGGGCAGCGGACTGCCGGGTGGTAACGCTTTCATGGAAGACTACACCTATCACTTCGATCCTCAAAACGAATTGGTACTTGGCGCGCATATGTTAGAGATAGATGCTTCCTTAGCAGCGGGTAAGCCGTCGCTGGAGGTGCATCCGCTGGGTATTGGCGGTAAAGCTGATCCGGCCCGGTTGGTATTTAACGTGGCAGGCGGAGATGCCCTTAATGCGTCGTTAATCGACATGGGAAACCGTTTCCGTTTGCTCATAAACGAAGTGGTAGCAGTAGAGCCGGAACACGAGCTTCCAAATTTGCCGGTTGCACGTGTGCTGTGGAAGCCATTGCCTGATATGAAAACAGGTTGCGCTGCCTGGATATACGGCGGAGGTGCTCATCATACAGCTTACAGCCAGAATCTTACCGCAGAACATTTACAGGATTTTGCTGATATGGCAGGAATCGAATTTTTGCGTATAGGTAAAAATACTACCATAGAGCAGTTCAGGAATGAATTGCGCTGGAATGAAATAGCTTACAAATAA
- a CDS encoding L-ribulose-5-phosphate 4-epimerase codes for MDQYQHIKQKSYDANMQLPKLGLVLFTFGNVSAADRELGVFAIKPSGVPYDELSPDKMVIVDFDGKTVSGDHRPSSDTQTHAVLYKNWVNIGGIVHTHSTFATAWAQSQRCIPIFGTTHADHLTVDIPCAPPMHDDMVRGDYEYQTGFQIIDHFAELGLSYEEVEMVLVGNHAPFTWGKTAEKAVYNSAVLESVAHMAYLTEQINNNAPRLKDSLIKKHYERKHGPDSYYGQA; via the coding sequence ATGGATCAGTATCAACATATTAAACAAAAATCTTACGACGCTAATATGCAGCTGCCTAAACTGGGCCTTGTGCTGTTTACCTTCGGTAACGTAAGTGCTGCGGACAGAGAATTAGGCGTGTTCGCAATTAAGCCGAGCGGCGTACCTTATGATGAGCTATCGCCTGACAAAATGGTAATTGTTGACTTCGACGGAAAAACTGTAAGCGGCGATCACCGCCCGTCATCAGATACTCAAACGCATGCAGTGCTCTATAAAAACTGGGTAAACATTGGCGGCATCGTGCATACCCATTCCACCTTTGCTACTGCGTGGGCGCAATCTCAGCGGTGCATACCCATTTTTGGAACCACACATGCAGACCATCTTACTGTAGATATTCCCTGTGCTCCGCCAATGCATGATGATATGGTGAGGGGAGATTACGAATATCAAACAGGTTTCCAGATCATAGACCATTTTGCCGAATTGGGGTTAAGTTACGAAGAAGTGGAAATGGTGTTGGTAGGAAACCATGCGCCTTTTACCTGGGGCAAAACGGCCGAAAAGGCGGTATACAACAGCGCAGTTTTGGAAAGTGTTGCTCATATGGCGTATTTAACCGAACAGATAAACAACAACGCTCCACGCCTAAAAGACTCTCTAATTAAAAAACACTACGAACGTAAACATGGTCCTGATTCTTATTACGGTCAGGCCTGA
- a CDS encoding ribulokinase: MNNDQFVIGVDYGTDSVRSVIVDAANGREIASSVFYYPRWREGLYCKPSENQFRQHPLDYIEGLEATIKDCIKKAGGQQAASAVKGISVDTTGSTPIAIDATGTPLALLPDFETNPNAMFVLWKDHTGIKEAEQINDHALKFDTNYLQYVGGIYSSEWFWAKLLHVLRVDADVRQAMQSWVEHCDWIPFLLTGGSNAAQIKRGRCSAGHKALWAEEFGGLPPDDFFTSLDPLLTGIKDKLFTETYTADQPAGTLSREWAARLGLSTDVVVGTGAFDAHMGAVGGQIEPYYLSKVMGTSTCDILVAPMNDMNGKLVNGICGQVNGSVIPGMAGLEAGQSAFGDTYAWFKNLLSWPINNLLSGSKVIDAVTAEALKEELAEQLIPELSRQAALLPVDQESELAIDWFNGRRTPDANQALKGAIGGLNLGSDAPRVFRALAEATCFGAKSIVERFVSEGIPVKGIIGIGGVAKKSPFIMQMMADVLGMPIRIHQFTHTCALGAAMFAAVVAGIYPNVEAAMQAMGGGFDVSYEPDEQMSVVYQMRYRMYQSLGGYIDRQTASATKTKLQSV, translated from the coding sequence ATGAATAACGATCAATTTGTGATCGGGGTTGACTACGGGACGGACTCTGTCCGCTCGGTGATAGTTGATGCCGCGAATGGCCGTGAAATAGCGTCATCAGTGTTCTATTATCCCCGCTGGCGCGAAGGCTTGTACTGCAAACCTTCCGAAAATCAGTTTAGGCAGCATCCGCTGGATTATATAGAGGGGCTGGAAGCCACTATAAAGGATTGTATAAAGAAGGCTGGCGGGCAACAGGCTGCAAGTGCTGTTAAAGGCATCTCAGTTGATACCACCGGGTCTACCCCTATAGCAATAGACGCAACTGGAACTCCACTTGCGTTGCTACCCGATTTCGAAACAAATCCTAACGCGATGTTTGTGCTTTGGAAAGATCATACGGGTATAAAGGAAGCCGAACAGATAAATGATCACGCTTTAAAATTTGACACAAATTATCTTCAGTATGTTGGGGGCATTTATTCTTCGGAATGGTTTTGGGCAAAGCTGCTGCATGTGTTAAGGGTAGATGCTGACGTCCGTCAGGCAATGCAATCCTGGGTGGAGCACTGCGACTGGATACCGTTTTTACTTACTGGCGGGAGTAATGCTGCTCAGATTAAACGCGGACGCTGTTCTGCAGGCCACAAGGCGCTTTGGGCTGAAGAATTTGGCGGCCTGCCCCCAGATGATTTTTTTACCTCGTTAGACCCGTTACTAACTGGCATTAAGGATAAATTGTTTACCGAAACCTACACTGCCGACCAGCCCGCAGGTACACTCAGCAGAGAGTGGGCTGCAAGGCTGGGTTTATCTACTGATGTAGTGGTGGGCACCGGCGCATTTGACGCCCACATGGGCGCAGTAGGCGGACAAATAGAGCCGTACTACTTAAGTAAGGTAATGGGCACGTCTACCTGTGACATATTGGTAGCACCCATGAACGACATGAATGGAAAACTGGTAAACGGCATCTGTGGGCAGGTAAATGGTTCTGTGATCCCCGGAATGGCAGGGTTAGAGGCAGGGCAGTCTGCCTTCGGCGACACGTATGCATGGTTTAAAAATCTCCTGTCATGGCCTATAAACAACCTGCTTTCGGGATCGAAAGTAATCGACGCTGTAACTGCTGAAGCCCTGAAAGAAGAGCTTGCAGAACAACTTATACCTGAGCTGAGCCGGCAGGCTGCATTATTGCCAGTTGACCAAGAAAGCGAGCTGGCGATAGACTGGTTTAACGGTCGCCGCACACCTGATGCCAACCAGGCCCTAAAGGGAGCCATTGGCGGTCTGAATTTAGGAAGCGATGCTCCGCGGGTATTTCGTGCATTGGCAGAAGCAACATGTTTTGGCGCTAAAAGCATCGTGGAACGATTTGTAAGTGAAGGTATACCGGTTAAAGGAATCATCGGAATCGGCGGAGTTGCAAAAAAATCTCCATTTATTATGCAAATGATGGCTGATGTGTTGGGCATGCCTATCCGCATCCATCAGTTTACGCATACCTGCGCTTTAGGTGCGGCAATGTTCGCAGCGGTAGTAGCTGGCATATATCCCAATGTTGAGGCTGCCATGCAGGCGATGGGCGGTGGTTTTGATGTAAGCTATGAGCCAGACGAACAAATGAGCGTTGTTTACCAAATGCGTTACAGGATGTACCAATCACTCGGCGGGTACATAGACAGGCAAACAGCATCCGCCACTAAAACTAAACTGCAAAGTGTGTAA
- a CDS encoding SGNH/GDSL hydrolase family protein produces the protein MADKKLIAKKLIILLILMFVLDRGIGALLEHFYFTQKSGFDARANYIINKTNADVLVFGSSKAAEHYDPSILSDSLKMSVYNCGRDLSYIYYHYGLLQAVLKRYTPKLIILDTRPNEFQIFKYRENLDRLNVLLPYYDSHPELREVCLLRDKFERYKMLSKIYPYNSLILYEMVQFLPKYQKDNSENGFIGKTGEWHGNKPAYNVNDEVDTTAALYYKKFIESCRAKGIKVVITMSPIYQTIDVKANRNIALIYQIARKNNVPVFNYLTSFTNPKYFYDDLHLNRSGAELLSSKIAQDVKSVYRLK, from the coding sequence ATGGCTGATAAGAAACTTATAGCTAAGAAACTTATAATACTGTTGATACTGATGTTTGTACTTGACAGGGGTATAGGTGCGCTGCTGGAGCATTTTTATTTCACTCAAAAAAGCGGATTTGACGCAAGGGCAAACTACATTATAAATAAAACCAATGCTGATGTCCTTGTGTTCGGATCATCAAAAGCTGCAGAACATTACGACCCCAGCATACTTAGTGACAGCCTTAAAATGTCTGTTTACAACTGCGGGCGAGATCTTAGTTACATATATTACCATTACGGGTTATTGCAGGCGGTACTTAAGCGGTACACACCTAAACTGATTATTTTAGATACGCGCCCGAACGAATTCCAGATATTCAAGTACCGCGAAAACCTTGACAGGCTCAATGTGTTGCTGCCGTATTATGATTCGCATCCGGAATTAAGGGAAGTTTGTTTGCTAAGGGATAAGTTTGAACGTTATAAAATGTTATCTAAGATTTATCCCTATAATTCGCTTATCCTGTACGAAATGGTACAGTTTTTACCCAAGTACCAAAAGGATAACAGCGAGAATGGATTTATTGGTAAAACCGGAGAATGGCACGGAAACAAACCCGCTTATAACGTAAACGATGAGGTGGACACTACAGCCGCTTTGTACTACAAAAAATTCATTGAAAGTTGTAGAGCCAAAGGCATAAAAGTGGTAATTACCATGTCGCCTATTTACCAAACGATAGATGTGAAAGCCAACAGGAATATTGCTTTGATTTACCAGATTGCCAGGAAAAACAATGTTCCTGTATTTAATTATCTCACAAGCTTTACCAACCCTAAGTATTTTTACGATGACCTGCACCTGAACCGTAGCGGCGCCGAACTTCTAAGCTCAAAAATTGCTCAGGATGTAAAAAGCGTGTATCGTTTAAAATAG